In Gadus chalcogrammus isolate NIFS_2021 chromosome 13, NIFS_Gcha_1.0, whole genome shotgun sequence, a single genomic region encodes these proteins:
- the apcdd1l gene encoding protein APCDD1-like encodes MSSGRVAHLSRGPGVLLWLWKAVLVVGTGSKAWEIPAAPFSTSSNFSESVQWEPSCHHRSLQGGMSITADMPPRLEGTWVSTRCEARPGPEFLTRSYTFHASRQFTALQHYYSDAGCARPTYTLSVRGKLRLRQASWITRGATEAEHHLSGVAVAVHNPTAVGKLVDRLAPACEGPAALGQMAAGRVYELYNTRAGRACLAALGFSMTEMALVRVETQLHHSSHGGRKIQELFLGDIHTEWTQRTHHRPSGYQQPLQNAMHHVHPCPVCALVYRSTEQRPPVLPRTPAAALALEGRWVSQRCEARPSVLFLTRDFTFHPDRHAWEGVYRHYSDPGCSRATFTLRASGHYALGGPSDRLPGATELAFKVTRVKLTPWDESSVRLLNGSRPGHCGPSGRWEAGAERDVTPTAGCSALGVKLPHKEYELLKTELDPWKHPLLFTGERPTDGLSPDKPQRRPTSFQPPMLLCGRGKASPTHRTVSSGAGSNSQQQIQLAASGSVRLAGLGLLALGAAGCSWFWLQ; translated from the exons CCGTGCTGGTCGTCGGGACAGGAAGTAAAGCATGGGAGATCCCTGCTGCCCCGTtcagcacctcctccaactTCAGTGAGAGTGTACAGTGGGAGCCCTCCTGCCATCACCGCTCCCTTCAGGGGGGGATGAGCATCACAGCAGACATGCCCCCGAGGCTGGAGGGCACTTGGGTGTCCACAAG GTGCGAGGCACGGCCCGGTCCAGAGTTCCTGACCCGCTCCTACACCTTCCACGCCAGCCGGCAGTTCACCGCCCTGCAGCACTACTACAGCGACGCCGGCTGCGCGCGGCCCACCTACACCCTCAGCGTCCGGGGGAAGCTCCGCCTGCGCCAGGCCTCCTGGATCACCCGGGGCGCCACCGAGGCCGAGCACCACCTCAGCGGGGTGGCCGTGGCGGTCCACAACCCCACCGCCGTGGGGAAGCTGGTCGACCGACTGGCCCCCGCCTGCGAGGGGCCCGCCGCGCTGGGGCAGATGGCGGCGGGACGGGTCTACGAGCTGTACAACACGCGGGCCGGGCGGGCCTGTCTGGCGGCCCTGGGCTTCTCCATGACGGAGATGGCTCTGGTGCGGGTGGAGACCCAGCTGCACCACAGCAGCCACGGCGGCAGGAAGATCCAGGAGCTGTTCCTGGGGGACATCCACACAGAGTGGACGCAGAGAACCCACCACAGACCCAGCGGGTACCAGCAGCCCCTGCAGAACGCCATG caCCACGTCCACCCCTGCCCAGTGTGCGCCCTGGTGTATCGCTCCACAGAACAACGGCCCCCGGTGCTTCCCCGGACCCCCGCGGCCGCCCTGGCCCTGGAGGGCCGCTGGGTCAGCCAACGCTGTGAGGCCCGGCCGTccgtcctcttcctcacccgAGACTTCACCTTCCACCCGGACCGCCACGCCTGGGAGGGGGTCTACCGCCACTACTCGGACCCCGGCTGCTCCCGGGCCACCTTCACGCTCAGGGCGTCGGGCCACTACGCCCTGGGCGGCCCCTCCGACCGGCTCCCGGGGGCCACCGAGCTGGCCTTCAAGGTGACCCGGGTGAAGCTGACTCCCTGGGACGAGTCGTCGGTGAGGCTGCTGAACGGGAGCCGGCCCGGTCACTGCGGCCCGTCGGGGCGCTGGGAGGCGGGGGCGGAGCGGGACGTGACCCCGACGGCCGGGTGCTCCGCGCTGGGCGTCAAGCTGCCGCACAAGGAGTACGAGCTCCTCAAGACGGAGCTGGACCCCTGGAAGCACCCGCTGCTGTTCACCGGAGAGAGGCCCACCGACGGCCTGAGTCCCGACAAGCCCCAGAGGAGGCCCACCTCCTTCCAGCCTCCCATGCTGCTCTGCGGCAGAGGCAAGGCGTCGCCCACGCATCGCACCGTCTCCAGTGGCGCCGGCTCCAACAGCCAACAGCAGATTCAGTTGGCAGCCAGTGGCTCGGTGAGGCTGGCCGGGCTGGGGCTTCTGGCCCTGGGCGCGGCTGGGTGCAGTTGGTTTTGGCTGCAGTGA